Proteins from a genomic interval of Quercus robur chromosome 9, dhQueRobu3.1, whole genome shotgun sequence:
- the LOC126699597 gene encoding 12-oxophytodienoate reductase 2-like, with translation MAAEAPTIPLLTPYKLGKFNLSHRVVLAPLTRQRSYGNVPQPHAILYYSQRTSKGGLLITEATGVSDTAQGYPDTPGIWTKEQVEAWKPIVDVVHAKGGVFFCQIWHTGRVSNQGFQPNRQAPFSSSDRPLTPQNQASGFNVSDLTPPRRLRIEEIPQIVNDFRLAARNAIEAGFDGVEIHGAHGYLIDQFMKDQVNDRMDQYGGSLENRCRFALEIVEAVSNEIGADRVGIRLSPFANYMESGDSNPEALGLYMAESLNKYEILYCHMVEPRMKTVGEKSECPHSLVPMRKAFKGSFLVAGGYDREDGNKAIVENHADLVVFGRLFLANPDLPKRFKLNAPLNKYNRDTFYTSDPVLGYSDYPLLVDIA, from the exons ATGGCTGCTGAAGCTCCCACCATTCCTCTTCTTACTCCTTACAAACTGGGCAAGTTCAACCTTTCCCATAG GGTTGTTTTGGCACCATTGACCAGACAGAGATCTTATGGCAATGTTCCTCAGCCACATGCTATCTTATATTATTCTCAAAGAACCTCCAAAGGTGGTCTACTAATAACTGAAGCCACTGGAGTTTCTGACACTGCTCAAGG GTATCCAGACACACCTGGAATATGGACAAAAGAGCAAGTTGAAGCCTGGAAACCCATTGTAGATGTTGTTCATGCCAAAGGTGGAGTTTTCTTTTGTCAAATTTGGCATACGGGGAGGGTTTCAAATCAAG GTTTTCAGCCAAATCGTCAAGCCCCATTTTCTTCCTCTGACAGGCCTTTGACCCCTCAAAATCAAGCTAGTGGATTTAACGTTTCAGACCTCACTCCTCCAAGGCGGCTGAGGATAGAGGAAATTCCTCAAATTGTCAATGATTTTAGACTTGCTGCAAGGAATGCTATTGAAGCTG GCTTTGATGGAGTAGAGATCCATGGGGCTCATGGTTACCTAATTGACCAGTTTATGAAGGATCAAGTGAATGATCGAATGGATCAATATGGTGGATCCCTTGAAAATCGTTGTCGGTTTGCTCTAGAAATAGTTGAAGCTGTTTCTAATGAGATAGGAGCAGACAGGGTTGGAATAAGGCTATCTCCTTTTGCAAACTACATGGAATCCGGAGACTCAAATCCAGAAGCTTTGGGCCTTTACATGGCTGAATCCTTAAACAAATATGAGATTCTTTATTGCCACATGGTTGAGCCAAGAATGAAGACAGTTGGAGAAAAGAGTGAATGTCCCCATAGTCTTGTGCCAATGAGAAAGGCTTTTAAGGGTAGCTTTTTAGTTGCTGGGGGTTATGATAGGGAAGATGGGAACAAAGCTATTGTTGAAAACCATGCAGATCTTGTTGTTTTTGGTCGTCTGTTTTTAGCCAATCCCGATTTGCCTAAGAGATTTAAGCTCAATGCTCCTCTCAACAAGTACAACAGAGACACATTCTACACCTCTGACCCTGTCCTTGGATACAGTGATTATCCACTCCTTGTAGACATTGCTTAG